A part of Bacteroidota bacterium genomic DNA contains:
- a CDS encoding TonB-dependent receptor yields MLVHPYATAFDYVKALPATLLTHLSLVLGLVLLSATGAMAWPIPEQPSSPPARPDTTARPDTTVRPDTTVRLSSVVVTATRTAKEIEDVAVPIAVVSAEEIERQGAVRLGEVLAAVPGLHLFDDHGTGLQVQGFDPDYTLILIDGQPVIGRTAGTLSLNRITVQGVERVELVRGPSSSLYGSEALAGVVNIITSAPQDGWSGSYSVRGGSFGSTDLTAEAQVGLARGGLRLLVNRYASRGYDLTPNSFGQTVPAFSDWTADVRAHAEVTDRLRLSLGVRAALQDQDGGFASFDDQGNEVRFDNEARRVDWSIHPEAQIRLNDRLRLRATLYGARYATETQAFRQRDGSLYYEDDFDQRLTRAEVQTDAIWGQRHLTVLGAGMTDERLESARYTFNGDQPSAQHVYAFAQHEWAPSRLLEANASVRFDAHSDYAAQLSPKVAVLVRPAETLRLRASIGSGFKAPDFRQLYLNFTNPIAGYSVLGSTLLAEGIEQFLASGQIEDENRVFTDGTTLSPLQSESSVAYNIGATFAPWTWLSTSLNAFYNDVENLIDTRNVARKTNGQPVISYFNVAQVYTRGVEIETTFRPLAALGIEDRHHVQVLLSYQFLQARDREVVDAIEAGTVFGRDFEGRGVRLALGDYGGLFGRSPHSATLQAAYDYIPLGLAVSTRARYRDRYGYADFDGNGLLNRSDEYIDGYTIFDATVTKTVPGSARAQIGIDNVFDVTRGTLVPSQPGRRLYVALRFSL; encoded by the coding sequence ATGCTCGTGCACCCCTACGCAACGGCGTTCGACTACGTGAAAGCTCTACCTGCGACCCTGCTCACGCACCTCAGCCTGGTGCTAGGCCTCGTGCTGCTCAGCGCGACCGGGGCAATGGCGTGGCCGATCCCGGAACAGCCCTCCTCACCGCCTGCGCGGCCCGACACGACCGCGCGGCCCGACACGACGGTCCGGCCGGACACGACGGTTCGGCTTTCCTCGGTCGTGGTCACGGCGACGCGAACCGCGAAGGAGATCGAGGACGTGGCGGTGCCCATCGCCGTCGTGAGCGCCGAGGAGATCGAGCGCCAGGGCGCCGTGCGCCTCGGCGAGGTGCTCGCGGCGGTGCCCGGCCTCCATCTCTTCGACGACCACGGGACGGGCCTCCAGGTACAAGGCTTCGACCCAGACTACACCCTCATCCTCATCGACGGGCAACCCGTGATCGGGCGCACCGCCGGCACGCTCAGCCTTAACCGTATCACAGTGCAGGGGGTCGAGCGTGTAGAGCTCGTGCGCGGGCCGTCGTCGTCGCTCTATGGCAGCGAAGCGCTCGCAGGTGTGGTCAACATCATCACGTCGGCTCCGCAGGACGGCTGGAGTGGCAGCTACTCCGTGCGCGGCGGTTCCTTCGGATCGACCGATCTCACAGCCGAGGCGCAGGTAGGTCTGGCGCGCGGCGGCCTGCGCCTGCTCGTCAACCGCTATGCCTCGAGAGGCTATGACCTCACGCCGAACTCGTTTGGACAGACGGTTCCCGCTTTCAGCGACTGGACGGCGGACGTGCGCGCCCACGCCGAAGTGACCGACCGCCTCCGGCTCAGCCTCGGCGTCCGTGCGGCTCTCCAGGACCAAGACGGCGGCTTTGCCAGCTTCGACGACCAGGGCAACGAAGTGCGCTTTGACAACGAGGCACGTCGCGTCGATTGGAGCATCCACCCCGAAGCGCAAATCCGCCTCAACGATCGCCTCCGTCTGCGGGCAACGCTCTATGGCGCGCGCTACGCCACAGAAACCCAGGCCTTCCGTCAGCGCGACGGTAGCCTCTACTACGAAGACGATTTCGATCAACGACTCACCCGCGCCGAAGTGCAGACCGACGCTATCTGGGGTCAGCGTCATCTCACGGTCCTCGGCGCGGGTATGACTGACGAGCGGCTCGAGAGCGCCCGCTACACCTTCAACGGCGACCAGCCAAGTGCACAGCACGTCTACGCGTTTGCGCAGCATGAATGGGCCCCGTCGCGTCTACTCGAGGCGAACGCCAGTGTGCGCTTCGACGCGCACTCCGACTATGCGGCGCAGCTCTCGCCCAAAGTGGCCGTCCTCGTGCGCCCTGCCGAGACCCTCCGGCTGCGTGCCAGTATTGGCAGCGGCTTCAAGGCTCCGGATTTTCGGCAACTCTACCTCAACTTCACCAACCCCATCGCGGGTTACTCGGTCCTAGGATCGACGCTACTCGCGGAGGGGATCGAGCAGTTCCTGGCGTCGGGTCAAATCGAGGACGAGAACCGGGTCTTCACCGACGGAACAACGCTGAGTCCGCTTCAAAGCGAGAGCTCGGTTGCCTACAACATCGGAGCGACCTTCGCACCGTGGACGTGGCTCTCCACGTCCCTGAACGCGTTCTACAACGATGTCGAGAACCTCATCGACACACGCAACGTGGCCCGCAAGACGAACGGGCAACCCGTCATCAGTTACTTCAACGTGGCACAGGTGTATACGCGCGGGGTTGAGATCGAGACGACGTTCCGCCCTCTCGCAGCCCTCGGCATTGAGGACCGCCATCACGTTCAGGTGCTGCTCAGCTACCAGTTTCTCCAGGCCCGCGACCGCGAGGTCGTCGACGCTATCGAGGCAGGCACCGTCTTCGGACGCGACTTTGAAGGCCGCGGCGTCCGGCTCGCGCTGGGCGACTACGGGGGCCTGTTTGGGCGCTCTCCTCACTCCGCAACCCTGCAGGCCGCCTACGATTACATCCCGCTGGGTCTTGCGGTCTCCACGCGCGCGCGATACCGCGACCGCTACGGCTACGCAGACTTCGACGGCAACGGCCTGCTCAACCGCTCTGACGAGTACATCGACGGGTATACCATTTTCGACGCCACCGTGACCAAGACTGTGCCCGGGTCCGCACGTGCCCAGATCGGCATCGACAACGTCTTCGATGTGACGCGCGGCACGCTCGTCCCATCGCAACCAGGGCGGCGGCTCTACGTCGCGCTCCGCTTCTCACTGTGA
- a CDS encoding imelysin family protein: MRTLYLAAVVLVAMPLLLVACDSSDDPDPVVDPIDTAAVFATYADIVFASYEDSYDAAIALDQAIDAFIANPTQANFDAAKQAWLDSNEPYGQTEAYRFSNGPIDDEDGPEGLLNAWPLDEGYIDYVADPSNPGQFIRMGIVNDATTYPTIDAQLLVDLNEAGGEKNISTGYHAVEFLLFGQDFNDATTGDTGGRRPVTDYTTDADAERRKQYLRLVSDQLLANLREMLDTWDPNGSNNYRATFLALDTNEALANVFTGIGTLAKSELAVERMFVAVDNQDQEDEHSCFSDNTDRDIVTNQQGVANVYRGTYTRTDGSVVSGPSLADLVAEADPTVAATVDASVAAALAAVDLIPDPFDQALINNQQVILDAVQALQTQGDNLVAAAAALGVSINNELPD, from the coding sequence ATGCGTACGCTCTACCTCGCGGCTGTGGTCCTCGTGGCCATGCCGCTCCTCCTCGTCGCTTGTGACTCCAGTGACGATCCAGATCCTGTCGTTGACCCCATCGACACAGCGGCGGTCTTCGCCACCTATGCTGACATCGTCTTCGCCTCCTACGAGGACTCCTACGACGCCGCCATTGCGCTCGACCAGGCCATCGACGCGTTCATCGCCAACCCGACCCAGGCCAACTTCGATGCGGCCAAGCAGGCATGGCTCGACTCCAACGAGCCCTACGGCCAGACCGAAGCCTACCGCTTCTCCAACGGTCCCATCGACGACGAGGACGGCCCCGAAGGCCTGCTCAACGCCTGGCCGCTCGACGAAGGCTACATCGATTACGTGGCCGATCCGAGCAACCCAGGTCAGTTCATCCGCATGGGTATCGTCAACGACGCGACGACCTACCCGACCATCGACGCCCAACTGCTCGTAGACCTCAACGAGGCGGGTGGCGAGAAGAACATCTCCACCGGCTACCACGCTGTTGAGTTTCTCCTCTTCGGCCAGGACTTTAACGATGCCACCACGGGCGATACGGGTGGCCGGCGTCCGGTGACAGACTACACGACCGACGCTGACGCCGAGCGCCGCAAGCAGTACCTCCGCCTTGTGTCGGATCAGCTCCTCGCTAACCTCCGGGAGATGCTCGACACATGGGACCCGAACGGCTCGAACAACTACCGCGCGACCTTCCTAGCGCTCGACACGAACGAGGCGCTTGCGAACGTCTTCACCGGCATCGGTACGCTCGCCAAGTCGGAGCTCGCTGTGGAGCGCATGTTCGTCGCCGTCGACAACCAGGACCAGGAAGACGAGCACTCGTGCTTCTCGGACAATACCGACCGCGACATCGTGACAAACCAGCAGGGTGTCGCGAACGTCTACCGCGGGACCTACACGCGCACGGATGGCTCGGTGGTGAGCGGCCCGTCGCTTGCCGACCTCGTGGCCGAAGCGGATCCCACTGTGGCTGCGACCGTTGACGCGAGCGTGGCCGCTGCACTTGCTGCCGTTGATCTGATCCCGGATCCGTTTGACCAGGCGCTTATCAACAACCAGCAGGTCATCCTCGACGCCGTCCAGGCGCTGCAGACGCAGGGCGACAACCTCGTCGCCGCCGCCGCGGCCCTCGGCGTCTCGATCAACAACGAACTGCCCGACTAA
- a CDS encoding imelysin family protein: MRWTFPLVLLLSFGLTVGLVACDGDTQAAVDDRAAVRTAMLADLANNVIGPAHTQFAAEAAALQTAVDAFVAGPNATTLAAAQSAWVEAATQWERLSALNLPSIQFGLYHNRISIWPTDVFEVEQLLTTDDAIDVAFVNRQGSNKRGLPVLEYLLFADGMEAQGRASDDAILAAMQSANRQAYASAVAADVVAKANDLAEVWSRDGGDELGMFEAADSEGRNLQSSVSRIVNEMAMVTEDLRYVLLGRPFGIARNPEEPGGAPDAMRVQTPYAQVSKQLFEANLDGLRALVTANGSTGLDDYLDTLDATFGGQPLGTALLAEIDAAEIAVDQLGSTLFDAIGTNPTGGQAAHDAAGDLLRIVKVDLANQLGVSITFSDNDGDSG; the protein is encoded by the coding sequence ATGCGCTGGACGTTTCCCCTCGTTCTCCTGCTCAGCTTCGGTCTCACCGTAGGCCTCGTCGCCTGTGACGGTGACACCCAGGCCGCCGTCGACGACCGCGCGGCTGTCCGCACGGCGATGCTCGCCGACCTCGCTAACAACGTCATCGGGCCAGCCCACACCCAGTTCGCCGCTGAAGCTGCGGCGCTGCAAACGGCCGTCGACGCCTTCGTCGCCGGCCCCAACGCCACCACGCTCGCCGCCGCGCAGAGCGCGTGGGTCGAGGCGGCCACGCAGTGGGAGCGGCTCTCGGCGCTGAACCTGCCGAGCATCCAGTTCGGCCTCTACCACAACCGCATCAGCATCTGGCCCACCGACGTCTTCGAGGTTGAGCAGTTGCTCACCACCGACGATGCGATCGACGTCGCCTTCGTGAACCGCCAGGGCTCGAACAAGCGTGGGCTGCCGGTGCTGGAATACCTCCTCTTCGCCGACGGCATGGAGGCGCAGGGCCGCGCCAGCGACGACGCCATCCTCGCGGCCATGCAGAGTGCGAACCGGCAGGCCTACGCCTCGGCCGTCGCCGCCGACGTGGTCGCCAAGGCCAACGACCTCGCCGAGGTCTGGAGCCGCGACGGCGGCGACGAACTCGGGATGTTCGAGGCCGCCGACTCCGAGGGGCGCAACCTCCAAAGCTCCGTCTCGCGCATCGTCAACGAGATGGCGATGGTGACGGAAGACCTGCGCTACGTGCTGCTCGGCCGCCCGTTCGGCATCGCGCGCAACCCCGAGGAGCCGGGCGGCGCGCCGGACGCGATGCGCGTGCAGACGCCCTACGCCCAGGTCTCGAAGCAACTCTTCGAGGCCAACCTCGACGGGCTCCGCGCGCTCGTCACCGCCAACGGCAGCACCGGCCTCGACGACTACCTCGACACGCTCGACGCGACCTTCGGCGGCCAGCCTTTGGGTACCGCTCTCCTCGCCGAGATCGACGCTGCGGAGATCGCTGTGGACCAACTTGGCTCCACGCTGTTCGACGCCATCGGCACCAACCCAACGGGTGGTCAGGCGGCCCACGACGCCGCGGGCGACCTCCTCCGCATTGTCAAGGTGGACCTCGCCAACCAACTCGGCGTCAGCATCACCTTCAGCGACAACGACGGCGATTCAGGGTGA
- a CDS encoding heme ABC transporter ATP-binding protein gives MLTLDTVRYSVGTNALVVDVSLAVNPGEVVAVVGANGAGKTTLLRMASGDLTPSTGTVRLDARELRSYAPDALAQRRAVLPQHAALTFGFTAREVVLLGRTPHAAGQAMDDAVAAQALHLGGVTHLTERAYPTLSGGEQQRVHFARTLAQLWEAPPAGSRYLLLDEPTASLDPAHQHAVLGVSKRCAEAGVGVLAVLHDLNLAAYYADRIAVLKQGRLVALGPPSAVLTTETIRDAFGLDALVETHPTVGCPLVIADPTARFSTPSFHSLPTSTHA, from the coding sequence ATGCTCACCCTCGACACCGTACGCTACTCTGTGGGGACGAACGCGCTGGTCGTGGACGTCTCGCTCGCGGTGAATCCAGGCGAGGTGGTCGCGGTAGTCGGCGCAAATGGGGCGGGCAAAACGACGCTTCTGCGTATGGCGAGCGGCGACTTGACGCCGAGCACAGGCACCGTTCGGCTTGACGCCCGTGAACTCCGGTCCTATGCCCCCGACGCTCTCGCCCAGCGGCGGGCCGTGCTCCCGCAGCACGCCGCGCTCACCTTTGGCTTCACCGCGCGCGAGGTCGTGCTCCTGGGCCGCACGCCACACGCGGCTGGGCAAGCAATGGACGACGCGGTCGCTGCCCAGGCGCTGCACCTTGGGGGTGTGACGCACCTCACCGAGCGCGCCTACCCGACACTCTCGGGTGGGGAGCAGCAGCGCGTCCACTTCGCGCGCACGTTGGCGCAACTCTGGGAAGCTCCGCCGGCCGGGTCGCGCTACCTGCTCCTAGACGAGCCAACGGCGAGCCTGGATCCTGCTCACCAGCATGCCGTGCTTGGTGTCTCCAAGCGCTGCGCTGAGGCAGGCGTGGGCGTCCTCGCCGTGCTGCACGACCTCAACCTGGCCGCCTACTACGCCGACCGCATCGCCGTCCTGAAGCAGGGCCGCCTCGTGGCGCTGGGTCCACCTTCGGCGGTGCTCACGACCGAAACGATCCGCGACGCCTTCGGCCTCGACGCGCTCGTCGAGACGCACCCCACCGTGGGCTGCCCGCTCGTAATCGCGGATCCGACGGCGCGTTTCAGCACGCCTTCCTTTCACTCGCTACCCACCTCGACTCATGCCTGA
- a CDS encoding iron ABC transporter permease, with translation MPRSRSHAGRALAVLTVALGVSMVLALGIGAVAISPGAVLAILAAQVGLDQVGTAMSWDYTGQQALVLTGIRLPRVLLGVLVGSALAVSGALMQGLFRNPLADPGLIGVSSGAALGASTMIVLGGSVLSSVAAVLGLFGVAFGAFAGGLVVTVLVYRIATRGRRTDVATMLLAGIALNALCGAGTGALVLFSDEGQLRSLTFWTLGSLGGATWPTVLAVVPFVGVLLAAAPRLARALNALLLGESEARHLGVRVDLVKRLVIGLAALAVGAVTAVSGLIGFVGLVVPHLVRLMIGPDHRTLLPASALLGATLLVAADTIARVAIEPAEVPIGILTALGGAPFFLALLLHRRRDYAL, from the coding sequence ATGCCTCGCTCCCGCTCGCATGCAGGCCGCGCCCTGGCCGTGCTCACCGTTGCCCTCGGTGTGTCCATGGTGCTGGCGCTGGGTATTGGCGCGGTAGCGATCTCGCCGGGTGCCGTCCTTGCCATCCTTGCCGCGCAGGTAGGCCTGGACCAAGTCGGCACGGCGATGTCGTGGGACTACACTGGGCAGCAGGCGCTCGTGCTGACTGGGATCCGGCTGCCGCGGGTGCTCCTCGGCGTGCTGGTAGGATCGGCGCTGGCGGTGAGTGGTGCCCTTATGCAGGGCCTCTTCCGCAACCCGCTTGCCGACCCTGGCCTCATCGGTGTGTCGAGCGGGGCTGCGCTCGGAGCGTCCACCATGATCGTGCTCGGCGGGTCGGTGCTGAGCAGCGTAGCAGCTGTTCTCGGCCTCTTCGGGGTGGCGTTTGGCGCGTTTGCAGGCGGTCTCGTCGTGACGGTGCTAGTCTACCGTATCGCCACGCGGGGGCGACGTACCGACGTAGCCACGATGCTGCTTGCGGGGATCGCCCTCAACGCGCTCTGCGGCGCGGGCACCGGCGCACTCGTCCTCTTCAGCGACGAAGGGCAGCTTCGCAGCCTCACGTTCTGGACGCTCGGTAGCCTCGGCGGGGCGACGTGGCCGACGGTGCTGGCGGTGGTGCCTTTTGTGGGTGTCTTGCTGGCAGCAGCGCCTCGACTTGCGCGGGCCCTCAATGCGCTGCTCCTCGGCGAGTCCGAGGCGCGGCACCTCGGCGTGCGCGTCGATCTCGTGAAGCGCCTCGTCATCGGGCTAGCGGCGTTGGCCGTGGGCGCGGTGACGGCGGTGAGCGGGCTCATCGGCTTTGTGGGGCTCGTGGTGCCGCACCTGGTCCGACTTATGATCGGCCCCGACCATCGAACGCTGTTGCCCGCCTCCGCGCTTCTCGGTGCGACGCTGCTCGTGGCTGCCGATACGATCGCCCGCGTGGCCATTGAGCCGGCCGAGGTACCGATTGGTATTCTCACGGCGCTCGGCGGCGCTCCGTTCTTCCTCGCGTTGCTGCTCCACCGGCGTCGCGACTACGCGCTGTAG
- a CDS encoding ChuX/HutX family heme-like substrate-binding protein produces the protein MPDVSLAPTAGAVTVPGHADLAARWAALRADTPSIRIRNAAADLGVSEADLLATNLGQDDLAAVHTIRLDGGWGALLQEIESMGTVMALTRNDACVHEKHGVYRNVKMIEAHAIGLVLDEDIDLRLFLGRWRYGFAVATPFDGAKDGLRRSLQFFDAHGMAVHKVFLTRKSNVEAYEQIVRKYRHRDQHDPIEFEAPFVPEAETPDAEIDRAAFLQGWAELKDTHDFFPLLKDHGVSRTQALRFAEGTFAERVTLDSARRTLDFAGETKTPIMVFVANRGCIQIHTGPVKKLKEYGAWYNVLDPGFNLHLREDAITEAWVVRKPTADGVVTALELFDAEGEVITQMFGKRKPGLPELEDWRGILAALPRT, from the coding sequence ATGCCTGACGTCTCCCTTGCTCCGACGGCCGGTGCCGTCACGGTGCCCGGCCACGCCGACCTCGCAGCCCGCTGGGCGGCCCTGCGCGCGGACACCCCCAGTATTCGCATCCGCAACGCGGCTGCCGACCTCGGCGTCAGCGAGGCCGACCTCCTCGCCACCAATCTCGGCCAGGACGACCTGGCTGCCGTGCACACCATCCGCCTCGATGGGGGGTGGGGCGCGCTGCTCCAGGAGATCGAGTCAATGGGGACGGTGATGGCGCTCACCCGCAACGACGCCTGCGTGCACGAGAAGCATGGCGTCTACCGCAACGTCAAGATGATCGAGGCCCACGCCATCGGCCTCGTGCTGGACGAGGACATCGACTTGCGGCTCTTCCTCGGACGCTGGCGCTACGGGTTCGCCGTGGCGACGCCGTTCGATGGGGCGAAGGACGGCCTCCGCCGCAGCCTCCAGTTCTTCGACGCGCACGGCATGGCCGTCCATAAGGTCTTCCTCACGCGTAAGAGCAACGTCGAGGCCTACGAGCAGATCGTCAGGAAGTACCGCCACCGCGACCAGCACGACCCCATCGAGTTCGAGGCGCCGTTCGTTCCCGAAGCCGAGACGCCGGACGCTGAGATCGACCGCGCGGCTTTCCTCCAAGGCTGGGCCGAACTCAAGGACACGCATGACTTCTTCCCGCTGCTCAAAGACCACGGCGTGAGCCGCACGCAGGCGCTGCGCTTCGCCGAGGGCACCTTCGCCGAGCGCGTCACGCTCGACAGCGCCCGTCGCACGCTTGACTTCGCCGGCGAGACGAAGACGCCGATCATGGTGTTCGTCGCCAACCGAGGCTGTATCCAGATCCACACGGGGCCTGTGAAGAAGCTCAAGGAGTATGGCGCGTGGTACAACGTGCTCGACCCCGGCTTCAACCTGCATCTGCGCGAAGACGCCATCACTGAGGCCTGGGTCGTCCGCAAGCCTACTGCGGACGGTGTGGTGACGGCGCTCGAACTGTTCGATGCAGAGGGCGAGGTGATCACACAGATGTTCGGCAAGCGCAAGCCAGGGTTACCGGAATTGGAAGACTGGCGCGGGATCCTCGCTGCACTACCCCGTACCTAG
- a CDS encoding di-heme oxidoredictase family protein yields the protein MLRLFACTLIPVLSWGFIACDGAGEDLNALVAEPGEELSGGARGTIFNSGANAFGLPSPGLDNQEELFFGVGNSFFNQSWVSAPASTTARDGLGPFFNARTCSSCHFKDGRGRPPAFPGERPTGWLVRTSVGSLDAQGNPVGDERYGTQIQDAANNGFPAEAALAVTYEEVPGQFADGTPYSLRRPTITVSDEAYGPLGTLPLSGRTANHLSGMGLLEAIPEATILALADPDDMDGDGISGRANMVWNVREQRRTLGRFGWKAEQPTVEQQVASAFHGDMGLTSALFPEENCAPASPGCTDAPTGGSPEVEEKGLSRVTLYSGSLAVPARRDWQEPAVLRGKALFAQLGCANCHVPKFETGPSTIAASHEHQVIRPYTDLLLHDMGDGLADGLETFDASGREWRTPPLWGLGLIQTVNGHMELLHDGRARGVVEAILWHGGEAEASREQFRQLSQAERDDLVRFLHSL from the coding sequence TTGCTTCGTCTCTTTGCCTGCACGTTGATCCCGGTGCTGAGCTGGGGGTTCATCGCGTGCGACGGAGCGGGGGAGGACCTCAACGCTCTCGTCGCCGAGCCTGGGGAGGAGCTGTCCGGGGGAGCGAGGGGGACCATCTTCAACTCAGGGGCAAACGCCTTCGGCCTACCGTCGCCGGGCCTCGACAACCAGGAAGAGCTGTTTTTCGGCGTCGGCAACTCGTTCTTCAACCAGAGCTGGGTGTCGGCCCCGGCGTCCACGACAGCGCGTGACGGGCTGGGGCCGTTTTTCAACGCACGCACGTGTTCCAGCTGTCACTTCAAAGACGGTCGCGGTCGGCCGCCTGCGTTCCCGGGCGAGCGCCCGACGGGCTGGCTAGTCCGCACGAGCGTCGGCAGCCTCGACGCGCAGGGCAACCCCGTAGGCGACGAGCGCTACGGCACGCAGATCCAGGACGCCGCAAACAATGGTTTCCCCGCTGAGGCTGCGCTTGCGGTGACCTACGAGGAGGTACCCGGCCAGTTTGCCGACGGAACGCCGTACTCGCTGCGTCGCCCGACGATCACGGTCAGCGACGAGGCCTACGGGCCGCTCGGCACCCTCCCGCTCTCGGGGCGCACAGCCAACCACCTTTCGGGGATGGGCCTCCTCGAAGCCATCCCCGAGGCGACCATCCTCGCCCTGGCCGACCCCGACGACATGGATGGCGACGGCATTTCGGGGCGCGCCAATATGGTTTGGAACGTCCGCGAGCAGCGCCGCACGCTGGGTCGCTTCGGCTGGAAGGCCGAGCAGCCCACGGTCGAGCAGCAGGTGGCGAGCGCGTTCCACGGCGACATGGGGCTGACATCGGCGCTCTTCCCCGAGGAAAACTGCGCGCCCGCCTCGCCGGGCTGCACCGACGCGCCCACGGGCGGCTCGCCGGAAGTGGAGGAGAAGGGCCTGAGCCGCGTCACCCTCTACTCGGGCAGCCTCGCCGTCCCGGCCCGCCGCGACTGGCAGGAGCCCGCCGTGCTCCGCGGCAAGGCACTCTTCGCACAACTCGGCTGCGCCAACTGCCACGTGCCCAAGTTCGAGACGGGCCCAAGCACCATCGCAGCCTCGCACGAACACCAGGTGATCCGGCCCTACACCGACCTGCTCCTCCACGACATGGGCGACGGCCTCGCCGACGGCCTGGAGACGTTCGATGCCTCGGGCCGCGAGTGGCGCACGCCGCCGCTCTGGGGCCTGGGCCTGATCCAGACGGTCAACGGCCATATGGAACTGCTGCATGACGGGCGCGCGCGCGGCGTCGTCGAGGCCATCCTCTGGCACGGCGGCGAGGCGGAGGCCTCCCGCGAGCAGTTCCGCCAGCTTTCCCAGGCAGAGCGCGACGACCTCGTCCGCTTCCTGCACTCGCTCTGA
- a CDS encoding HmuY family protein, with amino-acid sequence MRPRFRFLALFAAVFAFGVVGCDSSDPEPDPDPMPDPMPDPDPDPDPDPDPDPDPVPLVVQTASDIEADPSMGGGGGPPTSTGRYTLYDLDAGEIVLSSSVTDQAMRAADSTSTAWDIGFNSTTIIINGGISGPGQGTAQVVENLFEDILEAPADGYVADGGNTECDDLLAVCPGSDNGWYNYNFMINLISPLPGRTILMTTGEGNYAKVQILSYYQGNPNPPDPNAPSRYYTFEYIVQPDGSRGFETTEG; translated from the coding sequence ATGCGTCCCCGCTTTCGCTTCTTGGCCCTCTTCGCCGCTGTCTTCGCCTTCGGCGTCGTGGGCTGTGACTCCTCGGACCCCGAGCCCGATCCGGACCCGATGCCTGACCCGATGCCCGATCCGGATCCCGACCCCGATCCAGATCCGGATCCCGACCCCGACCCGGTCCCGCTCGTGGTTCAAACTGCCTCGGACATCGAGGCCGATCCATCCATGGGTGGCGGTGGCGGGCCGCCAACCTCGACAGGCCGCTACACGCTCTATGACCTCGATGCCGGCGAGATCGTCCTCTCGTCCTCGGTGACCGACCAGGCGATGCGTGCCGCCGACTCGACCTCGACGGCCTGGGACATCGGCTTCAACTCCACCACGATCATCATCAATGGGGGCATTAGCGGCCCAGGCCAAGGCACGGCGCAGGTCGTCGAGAACCTGTTCGAAGACATCCTAGAAGCTCCAGCGGATGGCTATGTAGCCGACGGTGGGAATACCGAATGCGACGATCTGCTGGCGGTCTGCCCCGGCTCCGACAACGGGTGGTACAACTACAACTTCATGATCAACCTGATCTCGCCGCTGCCCGGCCGCACGATCCTCATGACGACCGGCGAGGGCAACTATGCGAAGGTCCAGATCCTGAGCTACTACCAGGGCAACCCCAACCCGCCCGACCCGAATGCTCCGAGTCGCTACTACACGTTCGAGTACATCGTGCAGCCGGACGGCTCGCGCGGCTTCGAGACGACAGAGGGCTAG
- a CDS encoding ABC transporter substrate-binding protein has product MRATMLWASTLAVLVLLVGCGTAPDGTSSAETDRIPVSATTVTGTDGVVVEAPDASRIVTLGGPVTETVYALGLGDNVVGADISSVFPADVEEKPRLGYFRQSSAEGILSLEPTLVIALDGLGPPAVTDQVRAAGVPVLLVEEAETLEEAQVRVRTLGQALGRPMRAEAVLDTMRAGLLRAEAAHPAIPPKALFIYARGAGLVSVSGTGTAAERVMELAGAENAVTAFEGFQALTAESAVEAAPDVLVIPARGLESLGGVDGLLAQPGLGQTPAGQNRHVVAVDDALLLGLGPRVGEGVLELAQALSGVSEMVSATDV; this is encoded by the coding sequence ATGCGTGCTACCATGCTCTGGGCGAGCACGCTCGCCGTCCTCGTCTTGCTCGTCGGGTGCGGTACTGCACCCGACGGGACCTCTTCTGCTGAAACGGATAGGATCCCAGTTTCGGCAACAACGGTGACCGGGACCGATGGCGTCGTGGTGGAAGCCCCCGACGCGTCACGGATCGTGACGCTCGGCGGCCCGGTCACCGAGACTGTCTACGCGCTAGGCCTCGGCGACAACGTCGTGGGCGCAGACATCTCCAGCGTCTTCCCCGCAGACGTGGAGGAGAAGCCGCGCCTCGGCTACTTTCGGCAGTCGTCGGCCGAGGGCATCCTCTCGCTGGAGCCTACGCTCGTGATCGCGCTCGACGGGCTTGGCCCCCCCGCGGTGACTGACCAGGTCCGCGCAGCGGGCGTGCCGGTCTTGCTCGTGGAGGAAGCCGAGACACTCGAAGAGGCCCAAGTGCGCGTGCGCACCCTCGGGCAGGCGCTCGGACGCCCCATGCGGGCGGAGGCAGTCCTCGACACCATGCGCGCGGGCCTCCTGCGTGCCGAAGCTGCCCACCCGGCGATCCCGCCAAAGGCGCTCTTTATCTACGCGCGCGGTGCAGGCCTCGTGAGCGTCTCCGGTACTGGTACCGCCGCCGAGCGGGTGATGGAGCTGGCCGGTGCCGAGAATGCCGTCACGGCATTCGAGGGCTTCCAGGCGCTCACGGCCGAGTCGGCCGTCGAGGCGGCTCCCGACGTGCTGGTGATCCCGGCGCGCGGCCTCGAAAGCCTCGGCGGCGTGGATGGCTTGTTGGCACAACCTGGCCTCGGTCAGACACCAGCCGGGCAAAACCGCCACGTCGTCGCGGTAGACGACGCACTGCTGCTGGGCCTCGGCCCGCGCGTCGGCGAGGGCGTGCTTGAACTCGCGCAGGCGCTCTCCGGCGTCTCCGAGATGGTATCCGCGACCGACGTATGA